The Plasmodium reichenowi strain SY57 chromosome 2, whole genome shotgun sequence DNA segment TTGGCCCTTCTTGCAGCAGAAAAGGTaacacataaatatatatatatatatatattaatatattcatttcttattatttttatttttttagaTCGTTTCCTATATTGTAGATGAATTAATCGAAGAATCTACCGAGAAATTGAATTCTCAACataatgaagatataagtaaaataaaagaaaaaattcACATCCACAAGATTGCCTTATATCAAAAGAGAAAAATGGATAAGGGTTACCTCACCTTTGTGTTTAATGACGGTACAAATATATGGGCGAAagaaataagaaatatacatatatatatatataatatacatatgtttgtatttttttttttttttttttttttctttatttacTTATTTTACCCTATTCATTTCATATTCTGAAGGAACAACAACTGTTTACATACCcacaaaaataaaataccATATGAATTTATGTGCacttataaaaaaaattaaaaattatataaatgagAAACTAGAATACATAAAGAAGGAACATGATATAAGCACGTTATGTATAAANNNNNNNNNNNNNNNNNNNNNNNNNNNNNNNNNNNNNNNNNNNNNNNNNNNNNNNNNNNNNNNNNNNNNNNNNNNNNNNNNNNNNNNNNNNNNNNNNNNNtttttttaatttttaatttttttttttattttttcttatattatctcttttcttttttctttttttttttttggtagaatatcatacatatattctatatatatatatatatatatatatatatataaatattttgcatcaagtattaaaaaataattaaattataaaatatataatatttcaatgattgttactttttatattactttaattttttcataacattatatatttatataaaatggaCTTTTTGTAGTATTAtaaggaatatataaaaaaatatattcattatatataataattatataatgggaaataaaataaaaaattcgttttattattaaatttaaatagttacatataaatgatatatatatttatatatatacatatatatataaaatatatatatatatatatatatatatatatatatatatatatatatatataacatatagaatacattatataggtaatttttattacaaaCCCATaagaacatatatatatatataatatatatattaatatatatattaatatatatatttatttatatatctatttaacagatatttttttagaaAGGAACAAGAATAATTccattattttattatttattttattttttttttttttctcacttttgtttttatttttgttcaagagaaatgtatttaaaatataaaaaataaaaataagaaaataaaaaatgaactGAAGGAAtgtgataataaataaatttgaataaaaaaaaatatatatataataatatatttttgttgtaataataaactTTAAATAAATGCAAAAAAAgaggtatatatataaaaatatatatataaaaatatataaatatatatatatatatattatatttattatgtataattaatttttttttagtacccatataatgaattattCGTTTGTAGTTATAACAGTGTccctatatatatataacatgtGACGTGTTACATATATTACCTCNNNNNNNNNNNNNNNNNNNNNNNNNNNNNNNNNNNNNNNNNNNNNNNNNNNNNNNNNNNNNNNNNNNNNNNNNNNNNNNNNNNNNNNNNNNNNNNNNNNNNNNNNNNNNNNNNNNNNNNNNNNNNNNNNNNNNNNNNNNNNNNNNNNNNNNNNNNNNNNNNNNNNNNNNNNNNNNNNNNNNNNNNNNNNNNNNNNNNNNNNNNNNNNNNNNNNNNNNNNNNNNNNNNNNNNNNNNNNNNNNNNNNNNNNNNNNNNNNNNNNNNNNNNNNNNNNNNNNNNNNNNNNNNNNNNNNNNNNNNNNNNNNNNNNNNNNNNNNNNNNNNNNNNNNNNNNNNNNNNNNNNNNNNNNNNNNNNNNNNNNNNNNNNNNNNNNNNNNNNNNNNNNNNNNNNNNNNNNNNNttttttttttttttttttttttttttttttttttttttttcttttttttctttttttttcttttcttttcttttcttttcatttaattatattttattttttattatttttattttttgtttcagttaaatatttttgcGAGTATGCAGATGAATGAAGAGAACATTATTACGAGGAAGATAAATTGTCTGAGAAGTActtatgaagaaaaaaaattaagatataatgatgatgatatgataaataagaattatGAAGACCTTCTAGATAAAATTGAAGAATGTGTAAAGTTAAGAAATggatataaaatatgttttgttttaaaaGTATCGCAAATACCTCTTGACATTTATGTTATTGacaatattaatgaaaatgatgTAAGAAGgatgataaaaaagaaaaatagttataataataatatattaaaaccATTTGAACAATTAATATTAGatcattttaatattataaaaatattatgtaataaaaataatattaattgggatacattaataaatacaaGTTGTAAATTCTTATCTACTTTTCTTCAAATTTATTGTGATAATCTATGGTTATTACCATATTTATTAACGATTTGTtcctttttaaataatataagtaCATTAGCAGATTCATATATTACtagtaataaaaatgatatatataatgaagaaaacgaagatataaataataaaaataaatatactaTTGAAGTCCTAAATTCTATTAGAGGGAAAATAGGTATTGTTAAAGGAGATATAGAAAAACATGGTGGatttgttatattaatGTTTCAATCCATTAAATTATGTatgaaattaaataatatgcaAATCACATCAAgctttttaaaaattatcaaCTCTACGGATAttaattattcatatatacCAACATCTTTTATCGTTTTATTCAAAAACCAATTAGGgaaattatatttacaaaagTTAGAATATGAAAAAGCAGAAAGTGAATTCATTTGGGCATTTTCTAATTCAAATAAAAGCAAAATTGAATTTAGAAAAATCATTCTTGAATCACTAATAACCATAAGATTAAATAAAGGTTTATATCCACcgaaaaaattattacaaaaatataaacttTCAATCTATATAgatattatttattctaTAAAAAGAGGcaatattttcttatataataatgttatGAATAACTTTTCTAATTATTTCTTTCGTAAAGGTTTAAATGAATGTATAGAAcaaattcattttattgTTAAAAGAAATCTTATCAAAATTGTTGTGGATTGGTGGAATAAAATGGTTCAAGAAAATAATcaacaaaataaattatataaagtacctatttatttatttcatcatattttcAAATGGGCACATATAACACAAcatcattcatatttagaaacaatatgtattataacATCACTTATCTTATTTCGTTATATTAatgcatatatatcttatgataataatatattggTCTTGAGTAAAAATGACCCCTTCCCATCCCTTTCCCACAATCAAGGGCCTCGCTAGGAAATCAAATAGGTATAAAGGGAAATGTGTAAGGGTATAAACcaatacaaataaataaataaaaatatatatatatgtgaataaatttatatttattcgATACATATTATgctttatatttattggATGAATATTATgctttatatttattggatgattattatgctttatatttattggataaatattatgctttatatttattggATGAATATTATgctttatatttattggatgattattatgctttatatttattggataaatattatgctttatatttattggataaatattatgctttatatttattggataaatattatgctttttttttattattatttttttttttttttatgatgTAGCCTTTATATGGCTAACTTTTTATGTCTTTTTAAAAACGAATAAGTAAAActgtttttttaaaaaaaaaagaaaaaaaaaatatagtttatatataaaaaaatatattttttgtatatatgtaaatatttaaaaaaaataaatcttcatcataaacaataaaaatataaataaatagatacacacatatatataaatacatatatatatatatatatatatatatatatacatatatatatatatatatttacatatgtatttattatttttgtgtAATCCTCGGTATGATATGAGGTACTGCCCTTGCTCATTTTAAGAAACGTACATTTTATAGCTTATAAGATGTTCTAAAATAGAATTTAAGGTTTCGTCATTTAAACGAATTAACGAAGGAATTAAATATCTAGCTTCTAATATGGTCTTAGGTAAAAGATTGACTAACATGGCTATTTCATATTCATGTAAATCGCCTATACGTTCTAAGTTAGTTCTAATATCGACAATTGAACttctattttttattgCAGCAAATTTATTGGCATAATCATAGGACGATTTAATCAAtcttcaaaaaaaaaaaaaaaaaaaaNNNNNNNNNNNNNNNNNNNNNNNNNNNNNNNNNNNNNNNNNNNNNNNNNNNNNNNNNNNNNNNNNNNNNNNNNNNNNNNNNNNNNNNNNNNNNNNNNNNNNNNNNNNNNNNN contains these protein-coding regions:
- a CDS encoding DNA-directed RNA polymerase II 16 kDa subunit, putative, which codes for MANNINGDIKNLDLGPDFKNCKCLNLCELQLILGDQLRLTSKRNEEAQALIKSSYDYANKFAAIKNRSSIVDIRTNLERIGDLHEYEIAMLVNLLPKTILEARYLIPSLIRLNDETLNSILEHLISYKMYVS
- a CDS encoding hypothetical protein (conserved Plasmodium protein, unknown function), with translation MNEENIITRKINCLRSTYEEKKLRYNDDDMINKNYEDLLDKIEECVKLRNGYKICFVLKVSQIPLDIYVIDNINENDVRRMIKKKNSYNNNILKPFEQLILDHFNIIKILCNKNNINWDTLINTSCKFLSTFLQIYCDNLWLLPYLLTICSFLNNISTLADSYITSNKNDIYNEENEDINNKNKYTIEVLNSIRGKIGIVKGDIEKHGGFVILMFQSIKLCMKLNNMQITSSFLKIINSTDINYSYIPTSFIVLFKNQLGKLYLQKLEYEKAESEFIWAFSNSNKSKIEFRKIILESLITIRLNKGLYPPKKLLQKYKLSIYIDIIYSIKRGNIFLYNNVMNNFSNYFFRKGLNECIEQIHFIVKRNLIKIVVDWWNKMVQENNQQNKLYKVPIYLFHHIFKWAHITQHHSYLETICIITSLILFRYINAYISYDNNILVLSKNDPFPSLSHNQGPR